One Clavelina lepadiformis chromosome 1, kaClaLepa1.1, whole genome shotgun sequence genomic region harbors:
- the LOC143447457 gene encoding chromatin target of PRMT1 protein-like — MMKAPTKITLKNTTKLSLNARFTGIMKSRPPPSAQTVRAQTSTTRQASEKNRRLAQQMENRPAVEVALGKFPSTSSQLPRVSVMDRLGTSRGRGVANFRGGARGRLQNQNNNGVTDRARGLLQNALKRGRGNQRGRGNQRGLSGRGVSIVKRLGKPVQTKSQGGRSFRGGSRGRGGFRGRGGFRGRGGKRGGKQAPVNRNKLDSDLDSYMSKTRGSMDAELDAYMANAGDE, encoded by the exons ATGATGAAAGCACCAACAAAAATCACTCTCAAGAACACAACTAAATTGTCATTAAATGCTCG TTTCACGGGCATCATGAAGTCTCGCCCTCCACCAAGTGCCCAGACTGTGAGAGCTCAAACTTCCACAACCAGACAAGCCAGCGAAAAGAACCGAAGACTTGCACAGCAAATGGAAAACCGACCAGCTGTCGAAGTCGCTTTAGGAAAATTTCCGTCTACTTCATCACAGTTACCAAGA GTATCTGTTATGGATCGCCTTGGAACATCAAGAGGCCGAGGTGTTGCTAATTTCAGAG GTGGTGCAAGAGGCAGATTGCAGAACCAGAACAACAACGGTGTAACAGATCGAGCCAGAG GCCTTTTGCAAAATGCTCTCAAAAGAGGTAGAGGCAATCAGAGAGGTAGAGGTAATCAGAGAG GTCTTTCTGGTCGAGGGGTGAGCATTGTCAAAAGACTCGGAAAACCTGTTCAGACCAAGTCTCAAGGTGGCCGTTCGTTTCGTGGAGGATCTCGTGGAAGAGGCGGTTTTCGTGGAAGAGGTGGTTTTCGTGGAAGAGGAGGAAAAAGGGGTGGTAAACAAGCTCCTGTTAACAGAAATAAATTGGATAGTGATCTCGATTCATACATGTCGAAAACAAGAGGAAGTATGGATGCAGAATTGGATGCTTACATGGCAAATGCTGGTGACGAGTGA
- the LOC143464706 gene encoding uncharacterized protein LOC143464706 isoform X1, producing the protein MIHGSSRDVAFYLILLPLLMFDCSNSPQAKRASNAHCRILRLKMGTMKTPNKYNGYFIWGSSSTPSTINAIVNKNVELNCRNLRYTGRDGSPYLITRWTKYDSNIIRSDKYRPFGCRLKKPFHEDPRLQIRHLVVQDSGVYSCQVMTNDTRELVAQKMFTLLVTNKRNYSIPVKIPSKSLNSLTHSTNVTSSNERVLLDCSYYLVGRDGVHITWFFQGNVLASTSKVIPACGNGSYTCDVQNDFGGFTHTFNVQANVFNCSCPMWVELCPKIGKMGSWLLVFVLCALFAVGPLLCRVVTNIRKKHKKMETKTAFMYMGYGMYIESPKKYSTVENHSSVEMIKRNDTLEQMVPTSLPRNMKEYCLLYHQLEKFPAVSDTDLELVKAKEISRERLSIEYNDDKPVSLGSGFFGNVYKGNIDSNTSSAVPVAVKVLKDGFGVSDLGYFLEEATILIKAEKHPNVISLLGTCLLDFFSKEGNGVVNKAPSLLMELASGGNLRSYLLQCRSDFPQCNGIYQSYCAQTIITFEQLLSFSHQVALGMEHLSQKRILHRDLAARNILLTEDHVVKIGDFGLSKHLINKDYYRICNRWEKPAKWTSPEALMFDKYSDKSDIWSYGVLVWEILTLGQEPYPDLEPKDLYNTLRRGIRLPKPDMASGQIYQMMLTCWKWIPEDRTSFSTLVKQIVGFIQQTSTNEDTSLKVKPSQPLNEPDDIDELKTFDAKDEPSKCFPTNDEVGNSADNKQHCHENVQIMHMENDGLSSEEADDTFSESLEIPDVSHYDTFDHVFESTSQERLAPVLESTDNSSLKRSTSSEKDLMFASSVADGLIFENKSYVNSNYTTSTDLAKSLNSSNKNSVCIVADLNPLFTQPNEFSNDYCYYDNNMANVEDSTLSKQNRICIST; encoded by the exons ATGATCCATGGTAGTTCCAGGGATGTTGCGTTTTACCTAATTTTG CTACCACTGCTGATGTTCGATTGTTCGAATAGCCCACAGGCAAAGCGAGCTTCCAACGCTCATTGTAGGATACTTCGACTGAAAATGGGAACAATGAAAACACCGAACAAATACAATG GATATTTTATTTGGGGGAGTTCATCTACGCCTTCGACAATAAATGCCATCGTAAACAAAAACGTCGAACTGAACTGCAGGAATTTACGATATACTGGAAGGGATGGTTCACCATATCTCATAACGCGCTGGACAAAATATGACAGCAATATCATTCGCTCAGATAAG TACCGTCCATTTGGCTGCAGACTGAAGAAACCTTTTCATGAAGATCCTCGTTTGCAAATACGACATCTTGTGGTTCAAGATAGCGGGGTTTACTCTTGCCAAGTCATGACCAACGATACGAGAGAACTTGTAGCGCAGAAGATGTTTACCCTTTTAGTGACAAACAAAA GAAATTACTCCATACCAGTAAAAATTCCGAGCAAAAGTCTTAACTCATTAACACATAGTACAAACGTGACTTCCAGCAACGAAAGGGTTTTGCTTGACTGTTCCTATTACCTAGTTGGGCGAGATGGTGTGCACATAACTTGGTTTTTTCAGGGAAACGTGTTAGCATCTACAAGCAAAGTT ATTCCAGCATGCGGAAATGGATCATATACATGCGATGTTCAAAATGACTTTGGTGGATTTACACATACTTTCAATGTTCAGGCAAATG TTTTTAATTGCAGCTGTCCAATGTGGGTAGAACTGTGCCCGAAAATCGGTAAAATGGGCTCGTGGTTGCTTGTTTTCGTGTTGTGCGCACTTTTTGCAGTTGGTCCACTTTTATGCCGTGTCGTCACCAACataagaaaaaaacataaaaagatGGAAACG AAAACTGCTTTTATGTACATGGGTTACGGCATGTACATAGAAAGCCCAAAAAAATACAGCACCGTGGAAAACCATTCTTCAGTTGAAATGATTAAGAGAAACGATACTCTGGAGCAAATGGTTCCAACTAGCCTTCCAAGAAATATGAAGGAGTACTGCCTACTGTATCATCAG TTAGAAAAATTTCCCGCCGTTTCTGATACCGACTTGGAACTTGTAAAGGCAAAAGAAATTTCTCGTGAAAG GCTCAGCATTGAATATAATGATGACAAGCCTGTTTCTTTGGGAAGCGGATTTTTCGGCAACGTTTATAAAGGAAATATTGATTCTAACACTTCAAGCGCTGTTCCTGTAGCTGTAAAAGTTCTTAAAG ATGGATTCGGCGTAAGTGATTTAGGATATTTTTTGGAGGAAGCTACCATATTAATTAAGGCAGAAAAGCATCCGAACGTTATTTCCTTACTAGGAACTTGTCtccttgattttttttcaaaggaG GGAAACGGCGTTGTTAATAAAGCTCCAAGTCTGCTTATGGAATTAGCGTCGGGAGGAAACCTCCGCTCATATCTTTTACAATGTCGTTCTGATTTTCCTCAATGTAATGGCATTTATCAATCTTACTGTGCACAAACTATTATTACATTTGAGCAGCTGCTTTCCTTTTCCCATCAAGTGGCGTTGGGTATGGAACACCTTTCGCAAAAAAGG ATACTCCACCGAGATTTGGCGGCAAGAAATATCCTTTTAACCGAGGACCACGTTGTTAAGATAGGAGACTTTGGATTATCCAAGCATTTAATTAATAAAGACTACTATCGAATATGCAATAGATGG GAGAAGCCCGCCAAATGGACATCACCAGAAGCGCTGATGTTCGACAAATATTCCGATAAATCCGATAT aTGGTCATATGGAGTGCTTGTCTGGGAAATACTGACCCTTGGACAAGAACCATATCCAGATTTAGAACCAAAGGATTTATATAATACCTTGAGACGCGGCATAAGACTACCTAAACCTGATATGGCATCAGGACAAAT ATATCAAATGATGTTGACGTGCTGGAAGTGGATACCCGAAGACAGGACGTCGTTTTCTACTTTGGTCAAACAAATTGTCGGATTTATACAACAGACATCAACAAATGAAGACACGTCT CTTAAAGTCAAGCCAAGCCAACCACTAAATGAACCAGATGATATAGATGAACTAAAAACATTTGATGCGAAAGATGAGCCATCGAAATGCTTTCCAACTAATGACGAGGTCGGCAATTCAGCAGATAATAAACAGCATTGCCACGAAAACGTACAGATTATGCATATGGAAAATGATGGCTTGTCTTCAGAAGAAGCTGATGAtacattttctgaaagttTAGAAATCCCTGACGTAAGCCATTACGACACTTTTGACCACGTTTTTGAAAGTACATCGCAAGAAAGACTTGCTCCAGTTTTGGAAAGCACAGACAACTCATCACTAAAGCGATCCACGTCAAGCGAAAAAGACTTAATGTTTGCATCAAGTGTAGCAGATGGcttgatcttcgaaaataaGTCTTATGTTAATTCAAACTATACAACGAGCACGGATTTGGCTAAAAGCCTAAATTCATCCAATAAAAACTCGGTTTGTATTGTCGCAGATTTAAATCCTCTGTTTACGCAGCCGAATGAATTTTCAAATGATTACTGTTATTATGACAACAACATGGCAAATGTTGAAGATTCAACGCTCAGTAAACAAAACAGAATTTGTATTTCTACGTAA
- the LOC143464706 gene encoding fibroblast growth factor receptor 2-like isoform X2 has protein sequence MTNDTRELVAQKMFTLLVTNKRNYSIPVKIPSKSLNSLTHSTNVTSSNERVLLDCSYYLVGRDGVHITWFFQGNVLASTSKVIPACGNGSYTCDVQNDFGGFTHTFNVQANVFNCSCPMWVELCPKIGKMGSWLLVFVLCALFAVGPLLCRVVTNIRKKHKKMETKTAFMYMGYGMYIESPKKYSTVENHSSVEMIKRNDTLEQMVPTSLPRNMKEYCLLYHQLEKFPAVSDTDLELVKAKEISRERLSIEYNDDKPVSLGSGFFGNVYKGNIDSNTSSAVPVAVKVLKDGFGVSDLGYFLEEATILIKAEKHPNVISLLGTCLLDFFSKEGNGVVNKAPSLLMELASGGNLRSYLLQCRSDFPQCNGIYQSYCAQTIITFEQLLSFSHQVALGMEHLSQKRILHRDLAARNILLTEDHVVKIGDFGLSKHLINKDYYRICNRWEKPAKWTSPEALMFDKYSDKSDIWSYGVLVWEILTLGQEPYPDLEPKDLYNTLRRGIRLPKPDMASGQIYQMMLTCWKWIPEDRTSFSTLVKQIVGFIQQTSTNEDTSLKVKPSQPLNEPDDIDELKTFDAKDEPSKCFPTNDEVGNSADNKQHCHENVQIMHMENDGLSSEEADDTFSESLEIPDVSHYDTFDHVFESTSQERLAPVLESTDNSSLKRSTSSEKDLMFASSVADGLIFENKSYVNSNYTTSTDLAKSLNSSNKNSVCIVADLNPLFTQPNEFSNDYCYYDNNMANVEDSTLSKQNRICIST, from the exons ATGACCAACGATACGAGAGAACTTGTAGCGCAGAAGATGTTTACCCTTTTAGTGACAAACAAAA GAAATTACTCCATACCAGTAAAAATTCCGAGCAAAAGTCTTAACTCATTAACACATAGTACAAACGTGACTTCCAGCAACGAAAGGGTTTTGCTTGACTGTTCCTATTACCTAGTTGGGCGAGATGGTGTGCACATAACTTGGTTTTTTCAGGGAAACGTGTTAGCATCTACAAGCAAAGTT ATTCCAGCATGCGGAAATGGATCATATACATGCGATGTTCAAAATGACTTTGGTGGATTTACACATACTTTCAATGTTCAGGCAAATG TTTTTAATTGCAGCTGTCCAATGTGGGTAGAACTGTGCCCGAAAATCGGTAAAATGGGCTCGTGGTTGCTTGTTTTCGTGTTGTGCGCACTTTTTGCAGTTGGTCCACTTTTATGCCGTGTCGTCACCAACataagaaaaaaacataaaaagatGGAAACG AAAACTGCTTTTATGTACATGGGTTACGGCATGTACATAGAAAGCCCAAAAAAATACAGCACCGTGGAAAACCATTCTTCAGTTGAAATGATTAAGAGAAACGATACTCTGGAGCAAATGGTTCCAACTAGCCTTCCAAGAAATATGAAGGAGTACTGCCTACTGTATCATCAG TTAGAAAAATTTCCCGCCGTTTCTGATACCGACTTGGAACTTGTAAAGGCAAAAGAAATTTCTCGTGAAAG GCTCAGCATTGAATATAATGATGACAAGCCTGTTTCTTTGGGAAGCGGATTTTTCGGCAACGTTTATAAAGGAAATATTGATTCTAACACTTCAAGCGCTGTTCCTGTAGCTGTAAAAGTTCTTAAAG ATGGATTCGGCGTAAGTGATTTAGGATATTTTTTGGAGGAAGCTACCATATTAATTAAGGCAGAAAAGCATCCGAACGTTATTTCCTTACTAGGAACTTGTCtccttgattttttttcaaaggaG GGAAACGGCGTTGTTAATAAAGCTCCAAGTCTGCTTATGGAATTAGCGTCGGGAGGAAACCTCCGCTCATATCTTTTACAATGTCGTTCTGATTTTCCTCAATGTAATGGCATTTATCAATCTTACTGTGCACAAACTATTATTACATTTGAGCAGCTGCTTTCCTTTTCCCATCAAGTGGCGTTGGGTATGGAACACCTTTCGCAAAAAAGG ATACTCCACCGAGATTTGGCGGCAAGAAATATCCTTTTAACCGAGGACCACGTTGTTAAGATAGGAGACTTTGGATTATCCAAGCATTTAATTAATAAAGACTACTATCGAATATGCAATAGATGG GAGAAGCCCGCCAAATGGACATCACCAGAAGCGCTGATGTTCGACAAATATTCCGATAAATCCGATAT aTGGTCATATGGAGTGCTTGTCTGGGAAATACTGACCCTTGGACAAGAACCATATCCAGATTTAGAACCAAAGGATTTATATAATACCTTGAGACGCGGCATAAGACTACCTAAACCTGATATGGCATCAGGACAAAT ATATCAAATGATGTTGACGTGCTGGAAGTGGATACCCGAAGACAGGACGTCGTTTTCTACTTTGGTCAAACAAATTGTCGGATTTATACAACAGACATCAACAAATGAAGACACGTCT CTTAAAGTCAAGCCAAGCCAACCACTAAATGAACCAGATGATATAGATGAACTAAAAACATTTGATGCGAAAGATGAGCCATCGAAATGCTTTCCAACTAATGACGAGGTCGGCAATTCAGCAGATAATAAACAGCATTGCCACGAAAACGTACAGATTATGCATATGGAAAATGATGGCTTGTCTTCAGAAGAAGCTGATGAtacattttctgaaagttTAGAAATCCCTGACGTAAGCCATTACGACACTTTTGACCACGTTTTTGAAAGTACATCGCAAGAAAGACTTGCTCCAGTTTTGGAAAGCACAGACAACTCATCACTAAAGCGATCCACGTCAAGCGAAAAAGACTTAATGTTTGCATCAAGTGTAGCAGATGGcttgatcttcgaaaataaGTCTTATGTTAATTCAAACTATACAACGAGCACGGATTTGGCTAAAAGCCTAAATTCATCCAATAAAAACTCGGTTTGTATTGTCGCAGATTTAAATCCTCTGTTTACGCAGCCGAATGAATTTTCAAATGATTACTGTTATTATGACAACAACATGGCAAATGTTGAAGATTCAACGCTCAGTAAACAAAACAGAATTTGTATTTCTACGTAA
- the LOC143464425 gene encoding uncharacterized protein LOC143464425 produces MYIDPKGCEAPRAHRLRRREYHNPGPNYAWHTDGYDKLKPFGFSIHGAIDGFSRKVLWLNVTRSNKCPHVVANMYIKAVTHFLGCSIEVLSDLGTENGLLAAAQCFFRDNINSHRYVPSPRNQRIESW; encoded by the coding sequence ATGTACATTGATCCGAAAGGGTGTGAGGCTCCAAGAGCTCACCGTTTAAGGCGAAGAGAGTATCACAACCCTGGCCCAAATTATGCATGGCACACAGATGGTTACGACAAGCTCAAACCATTCGGATTTTCTATACATGGTGCAATTGATGGATTTAGTCGAAAAGTGCTGTGGCTTAATGTTACACGATCAAACAAATGTCCACATGTTGTCGCTAATATGTATATTAAAGCTGTCACTCACTTCCTAGGCTGTTCAATTGAAGTATTATCAGATTTGGGTACAGAAAATGGATTGTTGGCAGCAGCGCAGTGCTTTTTTCGAGATAACATTAACTCGCATCGTTATGTACCATCACCCCGAAATCAGCGGATAGAAAGCTGGTGA